A window of Luoshenia tenuis contains these coding sequences:
- a CDS encoding peptidoglycan recognition protein family protein — translation MGRYSFKNPKARRSFILGILALVLIAGLAMGAVLLPRACGSSKATSPSGQGTGDVGEQAYGVAIHTALVKKGLPGRPGKARQVKYIVIHETANTAAGADAKSHADFLCSGGEGTTSWHYTVDQDEIYHHIPDDEVAYHASTAEGNQYGIGVELCVNSDGNFEKTFDNAAKLTAKLLRAHGLEISAVRQHADFTDKNCPMTIRDAGRWQEFLTRVQSYLDQAE, via the coding sequence ATGGGCCGGTATAGTTTTAAAAACCCCAAAGCGCGCCGCAGCTTTATCCTGGGCATACTGGCGCTGGTCCTGATCGCAGGCTTAGCCATGGGCGCCGTGCTGCTGCCCCGGGCCTGCGGCTCCTCCAAGGCTACCTCCCCCTCCGGGCAGGGCACCGGGGATGTGGGCGAGCAGGCGTACGGCGTGGCCATCCACACTGCGCTGGTGAAAAAGGGGCTGCCCGGCCGGCCGGGCAAAGCGCGCCAGGTCAAGTACATCGTCATCCACGAAACGGCCAATACCGCCGCCGGGGCGGACGCCAAAAGCCACGCGGATTTTTTGTGCTCCGGCGGGGAGGGGACTACCTCCTGGCATTACACCGTGGATCAGGATGAGATCTACCACCACATCCCGGATGACGAGGTCGCCTACCATGCCAGCACGGCGGAGGGCAACCAGTACGGCATCGGCGTGGAGCTGTGCGTCAATAGCGACGGCAACTTTGAAAAGACCTTTGATAACGCCGCCAAACTTACCGCCAAACTGCTGCGCGCCCACGGGCTGGAGATCTCCGCCGTGCGCCAGCACGCGGATTTTACCGATAAAAACTGCCCCATGACCATCCGGGACGCCGGCCGCTGGCAGGAGTTTTTAACCCGGGTCCAGTCCTATCTGGATCAGGCGGAGTAA
- a CDS encoding flavin reductase family protein has product MKKNANIKSCLQPMPKVLISCRGKNGEDNALAVAYCGNCSFDPPMVMVGIVPSRYSYHMIKETGCFVLNLVGKDYQKEFDYLGSESRRDGDKLAKMNIKTAQGEKVNAPILTDCPVNAECTVVDSIMTGSHEMFIGKIECIHVDDGLLDENGDIDFSKIDLL; this is encoded by the coding sequence ATGAAGAAAAATGCCAATATCAAAAGCTGCCTGCAGCCCATGCCGAAGGTGCTGATTTCCTGCCGCGGCAAAAACGGGGAGGATAACGCCCTGGCCGTGGCCTACTGTGGCAACTGCAGCTTTGACCCGCCCATGGTGATGGTGGGCATCGTGCCCAGCCGGTATTCGTATCACATGATCAAGGAGACCGGATGCTTCGTGCTCAACCTTGTGGGCAAGGATTACCAGAAGGAATTTGACTATCTGGGCAGCGAGAGCCGCCGGGACGGGGATAAGCTGGCCAAGATGAACATCAAGACCGCACAGGGCGAAAAGGTGAACGCGCCCATCCTGACGGACTGCCCAGTGAACGCGGAGTGCACGGTGGTGGACTCCATCATGACCGGCTCGCACGAGATGTTCATCGGCAAGATCGAGTGCATCCATGTAGACGACGGGCTGCTGGACGAAAACGGGGATATCGACTTTAGCAAGATCGACCTGCTGTAA
- a CDS encoding PdaC/SigV domain-containing protein, translating to MKKYSSKIFCLFLLCALAAVACTSVDGGVRSSPLPTGGVPATATPAEPEAAPSPCASPSPQNTPAITPPATATPAASPQAAQTNGQDMAPAYSVSTRSVKRDGISVTYPQVEGLANAAAQQAINDTIDKTVQQAIADMGKEDTYSLNFEVMTQDEQILSLVMKGGLYYQGSAHPTSFAYTYNFDLATGQSRSLMAGRDPAYIAQAVQAGKITILNGDDEMKGYVVEYLTQVLDPEILGAAMAQADNGSADGVMTFEKDGQLCLVLPVTHALGDYCLARVDGVQ from the coding sequence ATGAAAAAATATAGCAGCAAAATTTTTTGCCTATTCCTATTGTGTGCGCTGGCCGCCGTAGCCTGCACATCGGTGGATGGCGGGGTCCGTTCCTCTCCCTTGCCTACCGGCGGTGTACCGGCCACGGCTACGCCGGCAGAACCTGAGGCGGCCCCGTCGCCCTGCGCCAGTCCCTCTCCTCAAAACACCCCGGCGATCACCCCGCCGGCCACGGCCACGCCCGCCGCAAGCCCGCAGGCCGCCCAAACCAACGGCCAGGACATGGCGCCGGCATACAGCGTGTCCACCCGCTCTGTCAAGCGGGACGGTATCTCCGTAACCTATCCCCAGGTCGAGGGATTGGCAAACGCCGCGGCGCAGCAGGCCATTAATGATACGATCGATAAAACGGTGCAGCAGGCCATCGCCGATATGGGCAAGGAGGATACCTATTCCCTGAACTTTGAGGTGATGACCCAGGACGAACAGATCCTCAGCCTGGTGATGAAGGGCGGGTTGTATTATCAGGGTTCGGCCCACCCCACCTCCTTTGCCTATACCTATAACTTTGACCTGGCCACCGGCCAGAGCCGCAGCCTGATGGCGGGGCGGGACCCGGCCTACATCGCCCAGGCCGTGCAGGCCGGGAAGATCACCATCCTGAATGGGGATGACGAAATGAAGGGCTATGTGGTGGAATACCTCACGCAGGTGCTGGACCCCGAGATTCTGGGCGCCGCCATGGCCCAGGCCGATAACGGCTCGGCCGACGGGGTGATGACCTTTGAAAAGGACGGGCAGCTCTGCCTGGTGCTGCCGGTCACCCACGCCCTGGGAGATTACTGCCTGGCGCGGGTCGATGGGGTGCAGTAG